Proteins encoded by one window of Arabidopsis thaliana chromosome 2, partial sequence:
- the CP12-1 gene encoding CP12 domain-containing protein 1 (CP12 domain-containing protein 1 (CP12-1); FUNCTIONS IN: molecular_function unknown; INVOLVED IN: negative regulation of reductive pentose-phosphate cycle; LOCATED IN: chloroplast stroma, chloroplast; EXPRESSED IN: 22 plant structures; EXPRESSED DURING: 13 growth stages; CONTAINS InterPro DOMAIN/s: Protein of unknown function CP12 (InterPro:IPR003823); BEST Arabidopsis thaliana protein match is: CP12 domain-containing protein 2 (TAIR:AT3G62410.1); Has 264 Blast hits to 264 proteins in 70 species: Archae - 0; Bacteria - 128; Metazoa - 0; Fungi - 0; Plants - 120; Viruses - 0; Other Eukaryotes - 16 (source: NCBI BLink).), with the protein MTTIAAAGLNVATPRVVVRPVARVLGPVRLNYPWKFGSMKRMVVVKATSEGEISEKVEKSIQEAKETCADDPVSGECVAAWDEVEELSAAASHARDKKKAGGSDPLEEYCNDNPETDECRTYDN; encoded by the coding sequence ATGACAACCATAGCTGCAGCTGGCCTCAACGTCGCGACTCCACGAGTGGTCGTTCGACCTGTGGCTCGTGTATTAGGTCCGGTCCGGTTGAATTACCCGTGGAAATTCGGTTCGATGAAGCGGATGGTTGTGGTTAAGGCTACATCGGAAGGAGAGATATCGGAGAAGGTGGAGAAGAGTATACAAGAAGCTAAGGAGACATGCGCTGATGATCCGGTGAGCGGGGAGTGTGTAGCGGCTTGGGACGAGGTGGAGGAGCTGAGTGCGGCGGCGAGTCATGCTAGGGACAAGAAGAAAGCTGGTGGCTCCGATCCTTTGGAAGAGTATTGCAATGATAATCCTGAGACTGATGAGTGTCGTACttatgataattaa